One Cicer arietinum cultivar CDC Frontier isolate Library 1 chromosome 8, Cicar.CDCFrontier_v2.0, whole genome shotgun sequence DNA segment encodes these proteins:
- the LOC101506262 gene encoding 26S proteasome non-ATPase regulatory subunit 4 homolog, translating to MVLEATMICIDNSEWMRNGDYSPSRFQAQADAVNLICGAKTQSNPENTVGVLTMAGKSVRVLVTPTSDLGKILACMHGLEIGGEMNLAAGIQVAQLALKHRQNKKQQQRIIVLAGSPIKHEKKTLEMIGRKLKKNSVALDIINFGEEDESKTEKLESLLAAVNNNDTSHIVHVPAGPNALSDVLISTPIFTGDGEGGSGFAAAAAAAAAGGVSGYDFGVDPNLDPELALALRVSMEEERARQEAAAKKAAEDAAKQEKGGEQAGSQEASSQDATMTERASVSTSEAENKTTDFMDDDSALLQQALAMSMDDPAVGHNVKDSDMSEASPDDPELALALQLSVADSTKDNASQSDASKLLADQSFVSSVLASLPGVDPNDPSVKDLLASMQNQSEPKNDDKPSNEEKK from the exons ATGGTGCTCGAG GCGACAATGATCTGTATTGACAATTCTGAATGGATGCGTAACGGAGATTATTCTCCTTCTCGATTTCAAGCCCAAGCTGACGCCGTTAATCTCATTTGCGGTGCTAAGACACAG TCTAATCCAGAAAATACAGTGGGAGTTCTCACAATGGCTGGGAAGAGTGTTCGTGTTTTGGTCACTCCTACTAGTGATCTTGGAAAGATCTTAGCTTGCATGCATG GACTAGAAATAGGTGGTGAGATGAACCTAGCTGCTGGTATTCAGGTGGCACAATTGGCTCTTAAGCAtcgtcaaaataaaaaacaacagcAAAGGATTATTGTCTTAGCTGGAAG TCCTATCAAGCATGAAAAGAAAACGTTGGAGATGATAGGGAGAAAGTTGAAAAAGAATAGCGTAGCGCTTGATATCATTAATTTTGGTGAAGAAGATGAGTCTAAGACAGAAAAGCTGGAATCACTCCTTGCAGCTGTGAACAATAATGATACTAGCCATATTGTTCATGTTCCAGCTGGCCCAAATGCTCTTTCTGATgtacttataag TACACCAATTTTTACTGGCGATGGGGAAGGTGGAAGTGGTTTTGCTGCTGCTGCAGCGGCAGCTGCAGCTGGGGGTGTATCTGGGTATGATTTTGGTGTGGATCCAAACTTAGATCCTGAATTGGCGCTTGCCCTAAGAGTTTCAATGGAAGAGGAAAGAGCCAGGCAGGAAGCAGCAGCAAAAAAGGCTGCAGAGGATGCTGCCAAACAAGAGAAAGGAGGTGAGCAAGCCGGATCACAAGAAGCCAGCTCACAAGATGCAACAATGACTGAGCGTGCCAGTGTATCAACTTCTGAAGCAGAGAATAAAACAACTGATTTTATG GATGATGATAGTGCCCTACTTCAGCAGGCGCTTGCAATGTCAATGGATGATCCTGCGGTTGGCCATAATGTAAAAGATTCAGATATGTCAGAAGCATCTCCTGATGACCCTGAGCTGGCACTAG ctCTCCAATTGTCAGTAGCCGATAGTACAAAGGATAATGCAAGCCAGTCAGACGCGAGTAAATTGTTGGCAGATCAATCCTTTGTATCTTCTGTTCTTGCGTCG CTTCCTGGGGTTGACCCAAATGACCCTTCCGTCAAAGATTTGCTGGCGTCCATGCAAAATCAATCTGAG CCGAAGAATGACGACAAGCCATCAAATGAGGAGAagaaataa
- the LOC101507032 gene encoding histidine kinase 1 isoform X2 — protein MGNKCIYMFKRLFRFATSLKKSITPKGRRILHRDVEKEEFQYASSHCLSSYYSVFVVRLAIMVMLAILIGLLTILTWHFTKIYTAKSLSSLAYGLRYELLQRPILRMWNILNATSEITTAQVKLSQYVIRRYSNSASQAEQVELYEAMRAVTWALFASRKALNSITINYKNGFVQAFHRDLKDNNTFYIYSDLSNYSMVATTSNIVKPLSSHQSWDDKSLHGNFSAIWYREPLDPVTGEKIGKAMKIAPEDLINIAGLSQVPDGLATWHVAVSKFTDSPLLSAALPVWDSSNKSIMAVVGVTTAFYSVGQLMRELVEMHSGHMYLTSQEGFLLATSTSAPLLTNSTKPPKLKMAVDCEDGVIRLGAEWLQRTYGNHLSSTHEVHVENAKLGHQQYYIDTFYLNLKRLPLVGVIIIPRKYIMGQVDQRAFKTLVILISASLCIFVIGCVCILILTNGVSKEMNLRAELISQLEARRKAEASSNYKSQFLANMSHELRTPMAAVIGLLDILISDDCLTNEQYSTVTQIRKCSTALLRLLNNILDLSKVESGKLVLEDAEFDLGRELEGLVDMFSVQCINHNVETVLDLSDDMPKVVRGDSARVVQVFANLINNSIKFTTSGHVILRGWCENLNSCNDSPNFYLDQKKSRTLHKSKEKPNANHAKRISMRDNKMILWFEVEDTGCGIDPSKWDSVFESFEQADPSTTRLHGGTGLGLCIVRNLVNKMGGEIKIVQKEGQGTLMRLCLLLSAPMVVTEQHCEVNLTDNGLVVLLALQGNMGRLITSKWLQKKGVCIMEASEWNGLTQILRELFHHARSSINNNNFDAHYPINLEGFKSKLLSIKDMRNPIFVIVVDIGLLDLSTDIWKEQLNFLHKYFGRAKFVWLLNHDTSNTIKMELRRKGHILMIIKPLYKAKMVHILEAVIKERNLEPQKKNMNGPKGDLHEFLEIDSTHFDAASSDDSDISEKPFDSNPVNSINGEKPFVKDHMSNCLARLTNENEHLEEESLSTKETNFTTKAQNEDSECEGTYRVTRPSKAVNDKKSLEGLRILLAEDTPVIQRVATIMLEKMGAVVVAVGDGQQAVDALNYMVSGEDCRRESLLKERNTRSQTEILSCHPYDLILMDCQMPKMDGYEATKAIRKSEEGTGKHIPIVALTAHAMSCDEAKCLKVGMDAYLTKPIDFKKMVSTILSLTKSTT, from the exons ATGGGTAATAAGTGCATATACATGTTTAAGAGACTATTCAGGTTTGCCACTTCATTGAAGAAAAGTATCACACCAAAAGGTAGAAGAATTTTGCACAGGGATGTGGAAAAAGAAGAATTTCAATATGCTAGTAGTCATTGTCTTTCATCCTACTACAGTGTGTTTGTGGTTAGATTAGCAATCATG GTAATGCTGGCTATATTGATAGGACTATTGACAATATTAACATGGCATTTCACAAAGATATATACAGCAAAATCACTTAGTAGTTTGGCATATGGTTTGCGTTATGAACTTCTTCAACGTCCAATTTTGAGGATGTGGAACATTTTGAATGCTACTTCTGAAATTACAACTGCTCAAGTCAAGTTGTCTCAGTATGTTATCAGACGTTACAGCAACTCTGCATCTCAAGCAGAGCAAGTTGAG CTGTATGAAGCAATGAGGGCAGTAACATGGGCACTATTTGCTAGTAGAAAAGCTCTAAACTCAATAACAATCAATTACAAGAATGGTTTTGTTCAAGCATTCCATAGAGATCTAAAAGATAACAACACATTTTACATATACTCAGATCTTTCAAACTATTCCATGGTAGCCACAACCTCAAATATTGTCAAACCCCTTTCATCTCATCAATCTTGGGATGATAAATCTCTTCATGGTAATTTTTCAGCAATTTGGTATAGAGAGCCACTTGATCCAGTCACAGGTGAAAAAATTGGAAAAGCAATGAAAATTGCACCTGAAGATTTGATAAACATAGCAGGACTTTCTCAAGTTCCTGATGGTTTAGCTACATGGCATGTTGCTGTTAGTAAATTTACAGATTCACCCTTGCTTTCAGCAGCATTGCCTGTTTGGGATTCTTCTAATAAAAGTATTATGGCAGTTGTTGGTGTGACAACTGCTTTTTATAGTGTTGGACAGTTAATGAGAGAGTTAGTTGAGATGCATAGTGGTCACATGTATTTGACTTCACAAGAAGGTTTTTTACTTGCAACTTCTACTAGTGCACCTTTGCTTACAAATTCAACTAAGCCACCAAAGCTTAAAATGGCTGTGGATTGTGAAGATGGTGTTATAAGACTTGGAGCTGAGTGGTTGCAGAGAACATATGGTAACCATTTGTCTTCAACTCATGAGGTTCATGTTGAGAATGCTAAGCTAGGTCATCAGCAATATTACATTGATACATTTTACCTAAACTTGAAGAGACTTCCTTTG GTAGGTGTAATCATCATACCAAGAAAGTATATAATGGGGCAGGTGGATCAGAGAGCCTTCAAAACTTTGGTTATTCTGATATCTGCatctttatgtatttttgtcattggatgtgTTTGCATTTTGATATTGACAAATGGAGTGTCAAAGGAAATGAATCTAAGAGCAGAACTCATAAGTCAGCTTGAAGCAAGAAGGAAAGCTGAGGCATCAAGCAACTATAAAAGTCAATTCCTTGCAAACATGag TCATGAATTGAGGACACCTATGGCAGCAGTAATTGGATTACTTGACATTCTTATATCTGATGATTGTCTCACAAATGAACAATATTCAACAGTTACTCAAATAAGAAAATGCTCAACTGCTCTACTCCGTCTTCTTAACAACATATTGGATCTAAGCAAG gtGGAGTCAGGAAAACTTGTCCTAGAAGATGCAGAATTTGACTTGGGACGTGAACTTGAAGGACTTGTAGATATGTTTTCTGTTCAGTGCATTAACCATAATGTAGAGACTGTTTTAGACCTTTCTG ATGATATGCCAAAAGTAGTTAGGGGTGACTCTGCTAGGGTGGTTCAAGTTTTCGCAAATTTGATCAACAATTCAATTAAGTTTACTACAT CTGGTCATGTTATTCTGAGAGGATGGTGTGAAAACCTGAATTCTTGCAATGATAGTCCAAATTTTTATCTTGATCAGAAGAAATCAAGGACTTTACATAAGAGCAAAGAGAAGCCAAATGCAAATCATGCAAAGAGAATATCTATGAGAGATAACAAAATGATACTTTGGTTTGAAGTTGAGGACACAGGCTGTG GTATTGATCCAAGCAAATGGGATTCTGTGTTTGAAAGCTTTGAGCAAGCTGATCCATCAACTACTAGACT GCATGGAGGGACTGGTCTTGGTCTGTGCATTGTTAGGAACTTG GTTAATAAGATGGGCGGAGAAATCAAGATTGTCCAAAAGGAGGGTCAAGGAACATTGATGAGATTATGCTTGCTTCTCAGTGCACCCATGGTTGTCACAGAACAACACTGTGAAGTAAATTTGACAGACAATGGCTTAGTG GTATTGCTTGCACTGCAAGGTAACATGGGTAGATTAATAACATCAAAGTGGTTACAGAAAAAAGGGGTGTGCATAATGGAAGCATCTGAATGGAATGGACTAACTCAAATTTTGAGGGAACTCTTTCATCATGCAAGAAGttcaatcaataataataactttgatGCACACTATCCAATAAATCTTGAAGGATTTAAGTCCAAACTACTCAGCATCAAAGATATGAGAAACCCAATTTTTGTCATTGTTGTTGACATTGGTTTACTTGACTTAAGCACAGATATATGGAAGGAACAGCTTAACTTTCTTCACAAGTATTTTGGTAGAGCAAAATTTGTATGGTTGTTAAATCATGACACATCAAATACTATAAAGATGGAGCTTCGTAGGAAAGGACACATACTAATGATTATTAAACCTCTTTACAAAGCAAAAATGGTTCATATTTTGGAGGCTGTTATAAAAGAGAGAAATCTTGAGCCTCAAAAGAAAAACATGAATGGTCCAAAGGGTGATTTGCATGAGTTTCTTGAGATTGATTCAACTCATTTTGATGCTGCTAGCTCTGATGATTCTGACATATCTGAAAAACCATTTGATTCTAATCCTGTGAATAGTATTAATGGAGAAAAACCATTTGTAAAAGATCATATGAGTAACTGTTTGGCTAGATTAACCAATGAAAATGAACATTTGGAAGAAGAATCATTGTCCACTAAAGAAACAAATTTTACAACAAAGGCTCAAAATGAAGATTCTGAATGTGAGGGGACTTATAGAGTCACTAGGCCAAGTAAAGCAGTAAATGATAAGAAATCTCTTGAGGGTTTAAGGATTTTGCTTGCAGAAGATACACCAGTGATTCAAAGGGTTGCAACAATAATGCTTGAAAAAATGGGAGCTGTTGTTGTTGCTGTAGGTGATGGACAACAAGCAGTAGATGCTCTTAATTACATGGTAAGTGGTGAAGACTGTAGAAGAGAGTCTCTTCTGAAGGAAAGAAATACAAGATCCCAAACTGAGATTTTGAGTTGCCATCCATATGACTTGATCCTTATGGATTGTCAG ATGCCAAAGATGGATGGATATGAGGCAACAAAAGCAATAAGGAAATCAGAGGAGGGAACAGGAAAGCACATTCCAATAGTTGCTCTCACAGCTCATGCAATGTCTTGTGATGAAGCCAAATGCCTTAAGGTGGGAATGGATGCTTATTTAACAAAGCCAATTGACTTCAAGAAGATGGTTTCCACCATTCTCTCACTCACTAAATCAACAACTTGA
- the LOC101507560 gene encoding L-ascorbate peroxidase 3-like: MAQDAEYVKEIQEARAQLASLITNKKCAPLMLRLAWHDAGTYDAKTRTGGPNGSIRNQQELNHDANKGLKTAVELCEEVKVKHPKISYADLYQLAGVVAVEVTGGPTIHFLPGRKDSLESPQEGRLPDAKKGASHLRDIFYRMGLNDRDIVALSGGHTLGKAHKDRSDFEGQWTRDPNKFDNSYFVELLNSKSKELLKLPTDKALIEDSVFRKYVELYAKDEDAFFRDYAISHKKLSELGFINPNCNYRSKLAKGVIGFAIASTVVILGYLLELNKKIY; this comes from the exons ATGGCTCAAGATGCAGAATATGTTAAGGAAATTCAGGAGGCTCGTGCTCAACTTGCTTCTCTTATCACCAATAAAAAATGTGCTCCTCTCATGCTTCGATTAGC atggCACGATGCTGGTACTTACGATGCTAAAACAAGAACAGGAGGTCCCAATGGTTCTATAAGGAATCAACAAGAGCTTAATCATGATGCTAACAAGGGTTTGAAAACAGCTGTTGAATTATGTG AGGAAGTGAAGGTTAAACACCCAAAAATTTCATATGCCGACCTTTACCAA TTAGCTGGTGTTGTAGCAGTAGAAGTCACTGGTGGTCCAACTATTCATTTTCTTCCTGGGAGAAag gaTTCATTGGAATCTCCACAAGAAGGTCGTCTTCCAGATGCCAAAAAGG GTGCATCGCATTTAAGGGACATTTTTTATCGTATGGGTCTAAATGATAGAGACATTGTAGCTCTATCCGGAGGACACACTTTG GGTAAGGCACATAAAGATCGTTCTGACTTTGAAGGTCAATGGACAAGAGACCCTAATAAGTTTGATAATTCCTATTTTGT GGAACTATTgaattcaaaatcaaaagagTTATTGAAGCTTCCCACAGACAAGGCTCTAATTGAAGATTCTGTGTTCCGCAAGTATGTTGAACTTTATGCTAAG GATGAGGATGCTTTTTTCAGAGATTATGCAATCTCACACAAGAAACTGTCTGAATTAGGGTTCATTAATCCTAATTGCAATTATCGTTCTAAATTGGCCAAGGGAGTTATTGGATTTGCTATTGCCTCAACGGTTGTGATCCTCGGTTACTTACTAGaactcaacaaaaaaatatattga
- the LOC101507032 gene encoding histidine kinase 1 isoform X1: MGNKCIYMFKRLFRFATSLKKSITPKGRRILHRDVEKEEFQYASSHCLSSYYSVFVVRLAIMVMLAILIGLLTILTWHFTKIYTAKSLSSLAYGLRYELLQRPILRMWNILNATSEITTAQVKLSQYVIRRYSNSASQAEQVEQLYEAMRAVTWALFASRKALNSITINYKNGFVQAFHRDLKDNNTFYIYSDLSNYSMVATTSNIVKPLSSHQSWDDKSLHGNFSAIWYREPLDPVTGEKIGKAMKIAPEDLINIAGLSQVPDGLATWHVAVSKFTDSPLLSAALPVWDSSNKSIMAVVGVTTAFYSVGQLMRELVEMHSGHMYLTSQEGFLLATSTSAPLLTNSTKPPKLKMAVDCEDGVIRLGAEWLQRTYGNHLSSTHEVHVENAKLGHQQYYIDTFYLNLKRLPLVGVIIIPRKYIMGQVDQRAFKTLVILISASLCIFVIGCVCILILTNGVSKEMNLRAELISQLEARRKAEASSNYKSQFLANMSHELRTPMAAVIGLLDILISDDCLTNEQYSTVTQIRKCSTALLRLLNNILDLSKVESGKLVLEDAEFDLGRELEGLVDMFSVQCINHNVETVLDLSDDMPKVVRGDSARVVQVFANLINNSIKFTTSGHVILRGWCENLNSCNDSPNFYLDQKKSRTLHKSKEKPNANHAKRISMRDNKMILWFEVEDTGCGIDPSKWDSVFESFEQADPSTTRLHGGTGLGLCIVRNLVNKMGGEIKIVQKEGQGTLMRLCLLLSAPMVVTEQHCEVNLTDNGLVVLLALQGNMGRLITSKWLQKKGVCIMEASEWNGLTQILRELFHHARSSINNNNFDAHYPINLEGFKSKLLSIKDMRNPIFVIVVDIGLLDLSTDIWKEQLNFLHKYFGRAKFVWLLNHDTSNTIKMELRRKGHILMIIKPLYKAKMVHILEAVIKERNLEPQKKNMNGPKGDLHEFLEIDSTHFDAASSDDSDISEKPFDSNPVNSINGEKPFVKDHMSNCLARLTNENEHLEEESLSTKETNFTTKAQNEDSECEGTYRVTRPSKAVNDKKSLEGLRILLAEDTPVIQRVATIMLEKMGAVVVAVGDGQQAVDALNYMVSGEDCRRESLLKERNTRSQTEILSCHPYDLILMDCQMPKMDGYEATKAIRKSEEGTGKHIPIVALTAHAMSCDEAKCLKVGMDAYLTKPIDFKKMVSTILSLTKSTT; encoded by the exons ATGGGTAATAAGTGCATATACATGTTTAAGAGACTATTCAGGTTTGCCACTTCATTGAAGAAAAGTATCACACCAAAAGGTAGAAGAATTTTGCACAGGGATGTGGAAAAAGAAGAATTTCAATATGCTAGTAGTCATTGTCTTTCATCCTACTACAGTGTGTTTGTGGTTAGATTAGCAATCATG GTAATGCTGGCTATATTGATAGGACTATTGACAATATTAACATGGCATTTCACAAAGATATATACAGCAAAATCACTTAGTAGTTTGGCATATGGTTTGCGTTATGAACTTCTTCAACGTCCAATTTTGAGGATGTGGAACATTTTGAATGCTACTTCTGAAATTACAACTGCTCAAGTCAAGTTGTCTCAGTATGTTATCAGACGTTACAGCAACTCTGCATCTCAAGCAGAGCAAGTTGAG CAGCTGTATGAAGCAATGAGGGCAGTAACATGGGCACTATTTGCTAGTAGAAAAGCTCTAAACTCAATAACAATCAATTACAAGAATGGTTTTGTTCAAGCATTCCATAGAGATCTAAAAGATAACAACACATTTTACATATACTCAGATCTTTCAAACTATTCCATGGTAGCCACAACCTCAAATATTGTCAAACCCCTTTCATCTCATCAATCTTGGGATGATAAATCTCTTCATGGTAATTTTTCAGCAATTTGGTATAGAGAGCCACTTGATCCAGTCACAGGTGAAAAAATTGGAAAAGCAATGAAAATTGCACCTGAAGATTTGATAAACATAGCAGGACTTTCTCAAGTTCCTGATGGTTTAGCTACATGGCATGTTGCTGTTAGTAAATTTACAGATTCACCCTTGCTTTCAGCAGCATTGCCTGTTTGGGATTCTTCTAATAAAAGTATTATGGCAGTTGTTGGTGTGACAACTGCTTTTTATAGTGTTGGACAGTTAATGAGAGAGTTAGTTGAGATGCATAGTGGTCACATGTATTTGACTTCACAAGAAGGTTTTTTACTTGCAACTTCTACTAGTGCACCTTTGCTTACAAATTCAACTAAGCCACCAAAGCTTAAAATGGCTGTGGATTGTGAAGATGGTGTTATAAGACTTGGAGCTGAGTGGTTGCAGAGAACATATGGTAACCATTTGTCTTCAACTCATGAGGTTCATGTTGAGAATGCTAAGCTAGGTCATCAGCAATATTACATTGATACATTTTACCTAAACTTGAAGAGACTTCCTTTG GTAGGTGTAATCATCATACCAAGAAAGTATATAATGGGGCAGGTGGATCAGAGAGCCTTCAAAACTTTGGTTATTCTGATATCTGCatctttatgtatttttgtcattggatgtgTTTGCATTTTGATATTGACAAATGGAGTGTCAAAGGAAATGAATCTAAGAGCAGAACTCATAAGTCAGCTTGAAGCAAGAAGGAAAGCTGAGGCATCAAGCAACTATAAAAGTCAATTCCTTGCAAACATGag TCATGAATTGAGGACACCTATGGCAGCAGTAATTGGATTACTTGACATTCTTATATCTGATGATTGTCTCACAAATGAACAATATTCAACAGTTACTCAAATAAGAAAATGCTCAACTGCTCTACTCCGTCTTCTTAACAACATATTGGATCTAAGCAAG gtGGAGTCAGGAAAACTTGTCCTAGAAGATGCAGAATTTGACTTGGGACGTGAACTTGAAGGACTTGTAGATATGTTTTCTGTTCAGTGCATTAACCATAATGTAGAGACTGTTTTAGACCTTTCTG ATGATATGCCAAAAGTAGTTAGGGGTGACTCTGCTAGGGTGGTTCAAGTTTTCGCAAATTTGATCAACAATTCAATTAAGTTTACTACAT CTGGTCATGTTATTCTGAGAGGATGGTGTGAAAACCTGAATTCTTGCAATGATAGTCCAAATTTTTATCTTGATCAGAAGAAATCAAGGACTTTACATAAGAGCAAAGAGAAGCCAAATGCAAATCATGCAAAGAGAATATCTATGAGAGATAACAAAATGATACTTTGGTTTGAAGTTGAGGACACAGGCTGTG GTATTGATCCAAGCAAATGGGATTCTGTGTTTGAAAGCTTTGAGCAAGCTGATCCATCAACTACTAGACT GCATGGAGGGACTGGTCTTGGTCTGTGCATTGTTAGGAACTTG GTTAATAAGATGGGCGGAGAAATCAAGATTGTCCAAAAGGAGGGTCAAGGAACATTGATGAGATTATGCTTGCTTCTCAGTGCACCCATGGTTGTCACAGAACAACACTGTGAAGTAAATTTGACAGACAATGGCTTAGTG GTATTGCTTGCACTGCAAGGTAACATGGGTAGATTAATAACATCAAAGTGGTTACAGAAAAAAGGGGTGTGCATAATGGAAGCATCTGAATGGAATGGACTAACTCAAATTTTGAGGGAACTCTTTCATCATGCAAGAAGttcaatcaataataataactttgatGCACACTATCCAATAAATCTTGAAGGATTTAAGTCCAAACTACTCAGCATCAAAGATATGAGAAACCCAATTTTTGTCATTGTTGTTGACATTGGTTTACTTGACTTAAGCACAGATATATGGAAGGAACAGCTTAACTTTCTTCACAAGTATTTTGGTAGAGCAAAATTTGTATGGTTGTTAAATCATGACACATCAAATACTATAAAGATGGAGCTTCGTAGGAAAGGACACATACTAATGATTATTAAACCTCTTTACAAAGCAAAAATGGTTCATATTTTGGAGGCTGTTATAAAAGAGAGAAATCTTGAGCCTCAAAAGAAAAACATGAATGGTCCAAAGGGTGATTTGCATGAGTTTCTTGAGATTGATTCAACTCATTTTGATGCTGCTAGCTCTGATGATTCTGACATATCTGAAAAACCATTTGATTCTAATCCTGTGAATAGTATTAATGGAGAAAAACCATTTGTAAAAGATCATATGAGTAACTGTTTGGCTAGATTAACCAATGAAAATGAACATTTGGAAGAAGAATCATTGTCCACTAAAGAAACAAATTTTACAACAAAGGCTCAAAATGAAGATTCTGAATGTGAGGGGACTTATAGAGTCACTAGGCCAAGTAAAGCAGTAAATGATAAGAAATCTCTTGAGGGTTTAAGGATTTTGCTTGCAGAAGATACACCAGTGATTCAAAGGGTTGCAACAATAATGCTTGAAAAAATGGGAGCTGTTGTTGTTGCTGTAGGTGATGGACAACAAGCAGTAGATGCTCTTAATTACATGGTAAGTGGTGAAGACTGTAGAAGAGAGTCTCTTCTGAAGGAAAGAAATACAAGATCCCAAACTGAGATTTTGAGTTGCCATCCATATGACTTGATCCTTATGGATTGTCAG ATGCCAAAGATGGATGGATATGAGGCAACAAAAGCAATAAGGAAATCAGAGGAGGGAACAGGAAAGCACATTCCAATAGTTGCTCTCACAGCTCATGCAATGTCTTGTGATGAAGCCAAATGCCTTAAGGTGGGAATGGATGCTTATTTAACAAAGCCAATTGACTTCAAGAAGATGGTTTCCACCATTCTCTCACTCACTAAATCAACAACTTGA
- the LOC101506701 gene encoding protein EARLY-RESPONSIVE TO DEHYDRATION 7, chloroplastic, translating into MATQNPNRTNSLYPQVIDSNPDAPSQLLYTNPSSQSNLYPSIDFNDLVQNLFPDDVTAGNTLNPPSAPLETTEDILLKIPGAILNLIDKEYSVELASGDFTVVRLRQGENSIAVYARIADEIQWPLAKDETAVKVDDSHYFFSFRAPKDFDSDEEEDRRKNNDSDLLSYGLTIASKGQERLLKELDKILENCSSFSVQKVSEKAKKKGGALDASMATEVSPKDLESAKKKEIMEGQCAAYWTTLAPNVEEYSGSAAKMIAAGSGHVIKGILWCGDVTMDRLQWGNQVMKKRMASGSPAQISPQTLKRIKRVKRVTKMTEKVATGLLSGVVKVSGFFTSSVVNSKAGKKFFSLLPGEVVLASLDGFSKVCDAVEVAGKNVMSTTSTVTTELVDHRYGEQAAHATNEGLNAAGHALGTAWAAFKIRKAINPKSVLKPTTLAKSAAKAAASELKASKSK; encoded by the exons ATGGCTACTCAAAACCCTAATCGAACAAATTCACTCTATCCACAAGTTATCGATTCCAACCCCGACGCTCCCTCGCAACTCCTTTACACTAATCCTTCTTCGCAATCGAATCTCTACCCTTCAATTGACTTCAACGATCTCGTTCAAAATCTCTTCCCCGACGACGTCACCGCCGGAAACACTCTTAATCCACCCTCTGCTCCGCTGGAAACCACCGAAGATATCCTCCTTAAGATCCCCGGTGCGATTCTCAACTTAATCGATAAAGAATACAGCGTTGAGCTAGCTTCCGGTGACTTCACCGTCGTCCGTCTCCGTCAAGGCGAAAACTCCATCGCCGTTTATGCACGAATCGCCGACGAGATCCAATGGCCTCTTGCCAAAGACGAAACCGCCGTCAAAGTCGACGACTCTCACTACTTCTTCTCCTTCCGTGCTCCCAAGGATTTCGATTCCGACGAAGAAGAAGATCGCCGGAAGAATAACGACTCCGATTTGTTGAGCTATGGGTTGACGATAGCGTCGAAGGGACAAGAGCGTTTGTTAAAGGAACTAGATAAGATTCTGGAGAATTGTAGTAGCTTCTCTGTGCAGAAGGTTTCGGAGAAGGCAAAGAAGAAGGGAGGGGCTTTGGATGCATCGATGGCAACGGAGGTGTCGCCGAAAGATTTGGAATCGGCGAAGAAGAAGGAGATAATGGAGGGACAGTGTGCAGCGTATTGGACTACTTTGGCTCCGAATGTGGAGGAGTACAGTGGAAGTGCTGCGAAAATGATAGCTGCAGGTTCAGGGCATGTGATTAAGGGGATTTTGTGGTGTGGAGATGTGACAATGGATAGGTTGCAATGGGGGAATCAGGTTATGAAGAAAAGGATGGCTTCTGGTTCACCTGCTCAGATTAGTCCTCAAACCTTGAAGCGGATTAAAAG GGTCAAGAGAGTGACTAAAATGACAGAGAAAGTTGCAACTGGATTACTCTCTGGGGTCGTGAAAGTGTCTGGATTTTTCACCAGTTCAGTGGTTAACTCAAAGGCCGGAAAGAAATTTTTCAGCCTTTTGCCGGGGGAAGTTGTGCTTGCATCATTGGATGGATTCA GTAAAGTGTGCGATGCTGTTGAAGTAGCTGGAAAAAATGTCATGTCAACAACATCCACTGTGACAACTGAACTTGTTGACCACAG ATATGGAGAACAAGCTGCTCACGCAACAAATGAAGGGCTTAATGCTGCAGGTCATGCTTTGGGTACAGCATGGGCTGCATTTAAGATTAGGAAGGCTATTAACCCTAAGAGTGTTCTTAAACCTACCACCCTGGCCAAATCTGCTGCTAAAGCTGCAGCTTCTGAACTTAAGGCTAGTAAGTCCAAGTAA